One window of Eisenibacter elegans DSM 3317 genomic DNA carries:
- a CDS encoding gliding motility lipoprotein GldH, producing the protein MKHLFPQAFLLAFSVVSGLLLSSCQPEVVVVYEQTKPLPQQGWHIDSLLSYSFEIQDTSATYGLDYLMENTSAYPYYNLYVTYYLSYNPTAAVLDTQLQNITFMHPKTGEPYGQKQWFRDVYRQDMQALDELRFPAAGQYTLRLKQYMRQDLVPELKMFGIRLYKQPTH; encoded by the coding sequence ATGAAGCATCTTTTTCCACAAGCTTTTCTGCTTGCATTTTCAGTGGTATCAGGGCTGTTGTTGTCCTCTTGTCAGCCGGAGGTCGTGGTGGTATATGAGCAAACCAAGCCACTACCACAGCAAGGTTGGCATATCGACTCTCTGTTGAGCTATAGTTTTGAGATACAGGATACTTCTGCTACTTATGGTTTAGACTATTTGATGGAAAACACCTCGGCTTATCCTTATTACAACCTGTATGTAACCTATTATTTGAGCTACAACCCTACGGCAGCTGTATTGGACACCCAGCTTCAGAACATTACCTTTATGCACCCCAAAACAGGGGAGCCTTATGGGCAGAAGCAATGGTTTAGGGATGTTTATCGCCAAGATATGCAGGCTTTGGATGAGCTGCGCTTTCCAGCAGCTGGGCAGTATACCTTGCGCCTGAAGCAGTATATGCGCCAAGACCTTGTTCCGGAGCTAAAAATGTTTGGCATTAGACTCTACAAACAGCCTACTCACTAA
- the ftsY gene encoding signal recognition particle-docking protein FtsY, producing MGIFGFFNKEKKESLDKGLEKTKTSFFNKLGKAVAGKSKVDEEVLDELEEILISSDVGLETTIKIIERIEERVKRDKYLGTQELDRILREEIAALLTENQSEDQTAFDLPPQHKPYVIMVVGVNGVGKTTTIGKLAAQFHQAGKKVVLGAADTFRAAAVDQLGIWAERVGVPLVSHGMNTDPASVAFDAVKTAVDQQADVVLIDTAGRLQTKIPLMNELSKIRRVMTKVIPDAPHEVLLVLDGSTGQNAMVQAREFTKATQVSALAITKLDGTAKGGIVIGISDQLQIPVKYIGVGERIQDLQLFNRQAFVASLFEKNND from the coding sequence ATGGGAATTTTCGGATTTTTCAACAAAGAAAAAAAAGAGTCGCTTGACAAAGGACTCGAAAAAACCAAAACTTCTTTCTTCAATAAGCTCGGCAAAGCCGTAGCCGGTAAGTCTAAGGTTGATGAGGAAGTACTCGATGAGCTAGAAGAAATCCTCATTAGCTCAGATGTTGGATTAGAAACTACTATCAAAATCATCGAGCGGATAGAAGAACGTGTAAAGCGTGATAAATACCTCGGCACTCAGGAGCTAGACCGTATCTTGCGCGAAGAAATAGCTGCCCTACTGACCGAAAACCAATCAGAAGACCAAACCGCCTTTGACCTCCCGCCCCAACACAAGCCCTATGTCATCATGGTGGTAGGGGTAAATGGGGTAGGCAAAACAACCACTATCGGGAAGCTGGCCGCGCAGTTTCATCAGGCCGGCAAAAAGGTAGTACTAGGAGCCGCCGACACCTTCAGAGCCGCTGCGGTAGACCAACTGGGCATCTGGGCCGAACGCGTAGGGGTGCCCCTAGTATCACACGGGATGAATACAGACCCTGCTTCGGTAGCCTTCGATGCTGTCAAAACTGCTGTCGACCAACAAGCAGATGTAGTCCTGATTGATACCGCTGGCCGACTACAGACCAAAATTCCGCTCATGAATGAGCTAAGCAAAATCCGTCGGGTGATGACCAAGGTAATCCCTGATGCGCCACACGAAGTCTTGCTCGTTTTGGATGGTAGCACCGGCCAGAATGCCATGGTGCAGGCCCGCGAATTTACCAAGGCTACTCAGGTCAGCGCTCTGGCCATTACCAAACTCGACGGCACAGCCAAGGGGGGGATTGTGATTGGCATCTCTGACCAGCTCCAAATACCTGTCAAATATATCGGGGTAGGAGAACGAATTCAAGATTTACAACTCTTTAATAGACAGGCTTTTGTAGCGTCTCTTTTTGAAAAAAACAACGACTAG
- a CDS encoding ParA family protein: MAYIISFISRKGGTGKTTNAINISTVLHSLGYKVVLIETDTNYTLSTLRQMELHQSSAKPDSVFKIIGSDDAGVLEDIEVLQKRENPDYFVIDSAGKTTDEYIKQLAIKSDMVIVPTSLSQNDLLVTYQTIEDLRPAQQLNPKLKLVVLPNRLHSRTSVVGIHKQLEDLRVILPEQFVPQKNIYAQFSTIMPEKEYLHITKEIVQYTQS, from the coding sequence ATGGCTTATATCATTTCTTTTATCAGCCGCAAAGGAGGCACGGGCAAAACCACCAATGCCATCAACATCAGTACGGTGCTGCATAGCTTGGGTTACAAGGTTGTCTTGATAGAGACCGACACCAACTACACCCTGAGTACCTTGCGCCAGATGGAACTGCACCAATCGTCGGCCAAACCCGATTCGGTATTCAAAATCATCGGCTCCGACGATGCCGGCGTATTGGAAGATATCGAGGTATTGCAAAAGCGCGAAAACCCAGACTACTTCGTCATTGACAGCGCCGGCAAAACCACTGATGAGTATATCAAACAATTGGCCATCAAGAGCGATATGGTCATCGTGCCTACGAGCCTCTCCCAAAACGACCTGTTGGTTACCTACCAAACCATCGAAGACCTGCGCCCCGCCCAACAGCTCAACCCCAAGCTGAAGTTGGTTGTATTGCCCAACCGACTTCACAGCCGCACGAGTGTGGTAGGCATCCATAAACAACTCGAAGACCTGCGGGTAATTCTGCCCGAGCAGTTTGTGCCTCAGAAAAATATCTATGCGCAGTTCAGTACCATTATGCCCGAAAAAGAATACCTGCACATTACGAAAGAAATCGTTCAATATACCCAATCATAA
- a CDS encoding DUF4295 domain-containing protein gives MAKKTVATLKDRSAKGFAKVIRAVKSPETGAYTFVEEIVGVDDVPKVLAKK, from the coding sequence ATGGCAAAGAAAACCGTCGCAACCCTAAAAGACCGTTCCGCCAAAGGATTCGCCAAAGTAATCCGTGCGGTAAAGTCGCCTGAAACCGGTGCGTACACCTTTGTAGAAGAAATCGTCGGCGTAGACGATGTTCCTAAGGTACTCGCCAAGAAATAA
- a CDS encoding cation:proton antiporter — MELFKAFTILIVLSAFFGYLNQRYLKLPDTIGIMLIALAASLGVIFLGQYMPEYEQMVEDFIAKAKFEEVLMDIMLSFLLFAGALHVDIQTLAKQRLPIMIFASIGVVISTFIIGTAMFFLLPLVGLPMSYMYCLLFGALITPTDPIAVLGILKKANVPKDLEVKIAGESLFNDGVAVVVFLSIFNIVRKGDDIVNFGEIATLFVQEAGGGIALGLAVGWLGYRMLKTIDAYVVEVLITLAMVTGGYSLAALLHFSGPLAVVVTGLMMSDRGRILAMSDTTREYVDKFWEMVDEVLNALLFVFIGLEVLIIHFEPAYFAGGLIGIGVMLFARWVAIGVPIKLLQQTRDFIPNTITLMTWGGVRGGISIALALSLTSQMPPRDMIVCMTYIIVIFSIVVQGLTISPLVKRLKLSD, encoded by the coding sequence ATGGAATTATTCAAAGCCTTTACAATTCTGATTGTATTATCTGCCTTTTTTGGCTACCTCAACCAGCGGTACCTCAAGCTACCCGACACCATCGGTATTATGCTGATTGCCTTAGCTGCCTCTTTGGGGGTTATTTTTTTGGGGCAATATATGCCCGAGTATGAGCAAATGGTGGAGGATTTTATTGCCAAAGCCAAGTTTGAAGAAGTATTGATGGATATTATGTTGAGCTTTTTGCTTTTTGCCGGCGCGCTCCACGTAGACATTCAAACCTTGGCCAAACAACGGCTGCCGATTATGATTTTTGCCTCTATTGGGGTGGTGATTTCTACCTTTATTATCGGTACGGCGATGTTTTTTTTATTGCCCTTGGTAGGGCTGCCGATGTCGTATATGTATTGCTTGCTGTTTGGCGCACTCATTACACCCACTGACCCCATTGCAGTGTTGGGGATACTCAAGAAAGCCAATGTTCCCAAGGATTTGGAAGTAAAGATTGCGGGCGAGTCCCTTTTTAATGATGGAGTAGCGGTAGTAGTGTTTTTGAGTATTTTCAATATCGTCCGTAAGGGCGATGATATAGTGAATTTTGGCGAAATTGCGACACTGTTTGTCCAAGAAGCCGGCGGAGGGATTGCCTTGGGCTTGGCTGTAGGCTGGTTGGGCTATCGAATGCTCAAAACGATTGATGCCTACGTCGTCGAAGTGCTCATCACACTGGCCATGGTAACGGGCGGATACTCATTGGCGGCGCTACTACACTTCTCCGGCCCGCTGGCCGTAGTGGTTACGGGCTTGATGATGAGCGACCGGGGGCGTATCTTGGCCATGTCTGATACGACAAGAGAGTATGTCGATAAGTTCTGGGAGATGGTCGATGAGGTACTCAACGCCTTGCTATTCGTTTTTATCGGTCTCGAAGTTTTGATTATCCACTTCGAACCTGCCTATTTTGCAGGCGGCTTGATTGGCATTGGGGTCATGTTGTTTGCCCGCTGGGTAGCTATAGGTGTACCCATCAAACTCTTGCAACAAACCCGCGATTTTATTCCAAACACCATCACCCTGATGACTTGGGGCGGGGTACGAGGGGGTATCTCTATCGCACTGGCGCTCTCGCTCACCTCTCAGATGCCCCCTCGGGATATGATCGTGTGTATGACCTATATCATCGTGATTTTCTCTATTGTTGTGCAAGGACTAACCATCAGCCCACTGGTCAAACGACTGAAACTATCAGATTAA
- a CDS encoding tetratricopeptide repeat protein: protein MKWIPIALLLAIYTLVGANSAQAQVRLAVLPDNDPPVDSLEHSLARTEDPAQQARLLNQIASIKRFNNVPRSYEYIQKSLRIARQLQDDILLAQALYHIGNYFFDNNDHHKALHYYGRSFKLIEDKRHQDDLKAKIINELGSTNFRMGDYELALEYYHQSLSLYKQLKLAEGTIVTMTNIGSVYVANQHPQQALRYFNNALSSAEKLQDQGLMSRTLYHIGETYYDISSYDSAQVYFERSVLAGRRVANNAQLLSPLNRLAGLYLRRRDMDQALALYQEGLSLAKKSGESFAIAQALYNLGRAYWVAEQPDKATPYFQQSIKATLPTGDKELLRNNFYLLAKSFEKDKKDAEALQAYQQFMRYNDSLFHETRLSVVTEMNTRFNLEMKQQQQQYETQKSADTLQKRLLWSIVGLSLVGVVGLLIASGYMMVRQRQLAIDHHQHLQQKDNQLYQQQVRLERQREQIQEANLQYRHTLEQVGVFQQALLPAPALIRHYVDDFFVIRQAASSVSGDFYWMTATNDKIFAAVADCSGQSVSGALMSITGSALLNEIVRQQQVHSPAVILEELHQRLMQINAQQPHEAPAYIDLCLCMLEKADYDENKMILTFAGAKRPLYYVQHSQVTELKGTAQSVGLPNTTVSFDNRCIEVQRGSLLYLTSDGFTDEHNGDKGKAWFKELLRSELANLPLPKQKEALEQALRAYQQSAERPKDDTTVLAMML, encoded by the coding sequence ATGAAGTGGATTCCAATAGCATTATTGCTAGCCATATATACACTTGTGGGGGCAAATAGCGCCCAAGCACAGGTACGTCTGGCGGTTTTACCTGACAATGACCCTCCTGTCGATAGCCTAGAACACAGTCTGGCTCGTACCGAAGACCCCGCACAACAAGCCCGCCTGCTCAACCAAATTGCCAGTATCAAGCGCTTCAACAATGTGCCTCGTTCTTATGAGTATATCCAAAAAAGTTTGCGTATTGCCCGCCAACTACAAGACGATATTCTGTTGGCTCAGGCGCTGTATCATATTGGGAATTATTTTTTTGATAATAACGACCACCACAAAGCGCTACATTACTATGGGCGCAGCTTTAAGCTTATAGAAGACAAGAGGCATCAGGATGACCTCAAGGCCAAAATCATCAATGAGTTGGGTAGTACCAATTTCCGTATGGGCGATTATGAGTTGGCATTGGAATATTACCACCAAAGCCTTTCGCTATACAAACAACTCAAACTAGCTGAAGGAACTATTGTAACGATGACCAATATCGGCAGTGTTTATGTGGCCAATCAACATCCACAACAAGCCCTGCGCTACTTCAACAATGCGCTTAGCAGTGCCGAAAAACTCCAAGACCAAGGCCTGATGAGCCGCACACTCTACCACATTGGAGAGACCTACTACGATATCAGCAGCTACGACTCCGCCCAAGTCTATTTTGAGCGTTCGGTACTTGCAGGCCGCCGCGTGGCCAACAACGCCCAACTGCTCTCACCACTCAACCGTTTGGCTGGCTTGTACCTACGTCGACGGGATATGGATCAAGCCCTGGCTCTGTATCAAGAAGGATTGAGCTTGGCTAAGAAATCGGGAGAGTCTTTTGCCATCGCCCAAGCCCTCTATAATCTAGGGCGCGCCTACTGGGTCGCTGAGCAGCCCGACAAGGCCACTCCTTATTTCCAACAGTCTATCAAAGCTACGCTCCCTACCGGCGACAAAGAGCTGCTGCGCAATAACTTCTACCTCTTGGCCAAGAGCTTTGAGAAAGACAAAAAAGATGCAGAGGCACTCCAAGCCTACCAGCAATTTATGCGCTACAATGATTCGCTTTTCCACGAAACAAGGCTCTCGGTCGTTACGGAGATGAACACGCGCTTCAACCTAGAAATGAAACAACAACAACAACAATATGAAACCCAGAAAAGCGCCGACACCTTACAAAAGCGGCTCTTATGGTCGATAGTCGGCTTATCCTTGGTTGGTGTCGTAGGCCTGTTGATTGCTTCGGGCTATATGATGGTACGCCAACGTCAGTTAGCCATAGACCACCACCAACACCTCCAACAAAAAGATAACCAACTGTACCAACAACAAGTGCGGCTCGAACGCCAACGAGAGCAAATCCAAGAAGCCAACCTACAATACAGGCATACCCTAGAGCAAGTCGGTGTTTTCCAACAAGCCCTATTGCCTGCGCCGGCGCTTATTCGGCATTATGTCGATGATTTTTTTGTAATCCGACAAGCCGCCTCCAGTGTCTCTGGTGATTTTTATTGGATGACAGCCACCAACGACAAAATTTTTGCTGCTGTAGCCGACTGTAGCGGCCAGAGTGTTTCAGGAGCACTGATGAGTATCACAGGCAGCGCCCTGCTCAACGAAATCGTCCGCCAACAACAAGTCCACTCCCCGGCGGTAATTTTGGAAGAGCTGCACCAAAGACTGATGCAAATCAATGCCCAACAACCCCACGAAGCTCCAGCCTACATAGACCTGTGCCTCTGTATGCTCGAAAAAGCGGACTATGACGAAAACAAAATGATTCTTACCTTTGCCGGTGCGAAGCGCCCATTGTACTATGTCCAACACTCACAAGTAACCGAACTCAAAGGAACGGCACAGAGTGTGGGGCTGCCCAATACCACGGTTTCTTTTGATAACCGTTGTATAGAGGTACAACGCGGCAGCCTGCTCTACCTTACTTCTGATGGATTTACGGATGAGCACAACGGCGACAAAGGCAAGGCTTGGTTTAAAGAATTGCTACGAAGCGAGTTGGCCAATTTGCCCTTACCCAAACAGAAAGAAGCCTTAGAGCAAGCCCTGCGTGCCTATCAGCAAAGCGCCGAGCGCCCTAAAGATGATACCACTGTTTTGGCTATGATGTTATGA
- the rpmG gene encoding 50S ribosomal protein L33, with protein sequence MAKKGNRVQVILECTEHKNSGMPGTSRYITTKNRKNTTERLELKKYNPILKKYTVHKEIK encoded by the coding sequence ATGGCTAAGAAAGGCAACAGAGTTCAGGTGATTTTGGAATGTACAGAGCATAAAAACAGCGGAATGCCCGGCACTTCGCGCTACATCACTACCAAGAACCGTAAAAACACTACGGAGCGCTTGGAGTTGAAAAAGTACAACCCCATCCTGAAGAAATATACCGTTCATAAAGAAATCAAGTAA
- a CDS encoding shikimate dehydrogenase family protein: MRTYGLIGQSLKHSFSKDYFSKKFAQEDITDARYELFELAEIIELPMLLQNTPQLAGLNVTIPYKSAVIPYLDVLDASAELVGAVNVIAVAADGRKIGYNSDYYGFLQSLQNWEAFHSEHQALILGNGGAAKAVVAALKTLGITYRLVSRQPQAETLSYTQLATWPDFERYTLLINTTPLGMYPHTDTCPDLPYERLHSKFALYDLVYNPELTLFLQKGQAQGATTKNGLEMLYLQAEKAWDIWSSTD, from the coding sequence ATGCGCACCTACGGACTTATTGGGCAGTCGCTCAAACACTCTTTTTCCAAAGACTATTTTTCTAAAAAATTTGCTCAAGAGGACATCACAGATGCCCGGTATGAGTTGTTTGAGCTGGCAGAAATCATTGAGTTGCCAATGCTCTTACAAAATACCCCCCAACTGGCCGGCCTCAACGTAACCATCCCTTACAAGAGCGCCGTCATCCCCTATCTTGATGTCCTCGATGCCTCTGCTGAGCTTGTGGGGGCGGTTAATGTGATTGCTGTTGCCGCTGATGGCCGCAAAATAGGCTACAACAGTGACTATTACGGCTTCCTACAATCGCTACAAAATTGGGAGGCTTTTCACTCTGAGCACCAAGCCCTCATATTGGGTAATGGAGGTGCCGCTAAGGCTGTGGTAGCAGCTCTCAAAACACTAGGCATCACCTATCGACTTGTATCACGCCAGCCTCAAGCCGAAACACTCAGTTATACCCAGCTAGCTACCTGGCCTGATTTTGAGCGATACACGCTCCTTATCAACACTACTCCCCTAGGGATGTATCCCCATACTGACACTTGCCCTGATTTACCTTATGAGCGCCTACATAGCAAATTCGCGCTCTATGACTTGGTCTATAACCCTGAGCTGACTCTATTCTTACAAAAAGGCCAAGCCCAAGGCGCTACCACTAAAAATGGGCTCGAAATGCTGTACCTGCAAGCAGAAAAGGCTTGGGATATCTGGTCGAGCACTGACTGA
- the rsmI gene encoding 16S rRNA (cytidine(1402)-2'-O)-methyltransferase encodes MSTTPVSPTLYLVPTPIGNLEDMTYRAVRILQEVDLILAEDTRTTGVLLKHYQIQKPLQSYHIHNEHQLVRQWVARLLQGKNIALVSDAGTPAISDPGFLLVREALKADVRVECLPGATAFVPALVNSGLPTDKFVFEGFLPHKKGRQTRIQLLAAETRTMVFYESPHRLVKTLSQLAEAWGEGRPAAVARELTKLYEETRRGTLAELAQHYTEHPPKGEIVLVVGGVDSVSNPE; translated from the coding sequence ATGAGCACAACACCTGTTTCCCCTACCCTATACTTAGTTCCTACGCCTATCGGCAATTTGGAAGATATGACCTACCGCGCAGTGCGTATCTTGCAAGAGGTAGACCTGATTTTGGCCGAAGACACCCGCACTACGGGCGTGCTGCTGAAGCATTATCAAATCCAAAAACCTTTGCAGAGTTATCATATCCACAACGAACACCAGCTGGTGCGCCAGTGGGTGGCACGGCTACTGCAAGGCAAAAATATTGCGCTCGTGTCTGATGCGGGCACGCCTGCTATTTCAGACCCGGGCTTTTTACTAGTCCGTGAGGCACTCAAGGCTGATGTCAGGGTGGAATGCCTGCCCGGGGCGACGGCTTTTGTGCCGGCCTTGGTCAATTCGGGGCTGCCTACGGATAAGTTTGTATTTGAGGGCTTTTTGCCCCACAAAAAAGGGCGGCAGACCCGCATTCAACTATTGGCGGCAGAGACCCGCACGATGGTTTTTTATGAATCGCCCCACCGGCTCGTCAAAACACTCAGCCAACTGGCCGAAGCTTGGGGTGAGGGTCGCCCCGCTGCCGTAGCCCGAGAGTTGACCAAGCTCTACGAAGAAACCCGACGCGGCACATTGGCCGAGCTAGCCCAACACTATACCGAACATCCCCCCAAGGGCGAAATTGTGTTGGTAGTCGGGGGAGTAGACAGCGTGTCAAACCCTGAATAG
- a CDS encoding FKBP-type peptidyl-prolyl cis-trans isomerase, which produces MKHLKRISLFACLAAATLVNYGCGQNKGEKFSTESGLEGVLFAKDKKATKAKIGDLLDFEYAMYVVRQGKEDSLLNSDKISGPATMVPLETPAYPGDVMEIFTMMALGDSIFVLTSADSLEKYTGQQLPPFIPKGSKLKYIFKLTKAQDRETFEKEQTAKADAQKAIDDKLIMEYIEKNKLDAKKQASGLYYVQTKAGAGDKPQIGSEVTVHYTGMLLNGTKFDSSVDRKEPFKFPVGVGAVIPGWDEGISLMPKGEKATFLIPSHLAYGPNGAGGAIPANAVLIFEVEMLDFKEPAKEEKK; this is translated from the coding sequence ATGAAGCATCTCAAAAGAATATCGCTGTTTGCTTGTTTGGCAGCAGCTACTCTAGTAAACTATGGCTGTGGCCAAAATAAAGGCGAAAAATTTAGCACTGAAAGCGGACTTGAAGGGGTGCTATTTGCCAAGGATAAAAAAGCAACCAAGGCCAAAATCGGCGATTTACTCGACTTTGAGTACGCTATGTATGTAGTCAGACAAGGTAAAGAAGACTCTTTGCTCAACAGTGACAAAATATCAGGCCCTGCTACTATGGTTCCTTTAGAAACTCCTGCCTATCCCGGCGATGTGATGGAGATTTTTACAATGATGGCCCTAGGCGACAGCATTTTTGTACTTACCAGTGCAGATTCTTTGGAGAAATATACAGGCCAACAACTCCCTCCTTTTATCCCCAAAGGCTCAAAACTGAAATATATCTTCAAGCTTACCAAAGCACAAGACCGCGAAACTTTTGAAAAAGAACAAACCGCAAAAGCAGACGCTCAAAAAGCTATTGACGATAAGCTGATTATGGAATATATCGAGAAAAATAAACTCGATGCCAAAAAACAAGCCTCAGGCTTATATTATGTACAAACAAAGGCTGGAGCCGGCGACAAACCCCAGATTGGCAGCGAAGTAACGGTACACTATACCGGAATGTTGCTCAATGGTACTAAGTTTGATTCATCAGTAGACCGCAAAGAGCCTTTCAAGTTTCCTGTGGGTGTAGGTGCAGTAATCCCCGGCTGGGACGAAGGTATCTCACTAATGCCCAAAGGCGAAAAGGCAACCTTCCTTATTCCTTCTCACTTGGCTTATGGGCCTAATGGCGCAGGTGGTGCTATCCCCGCCAATGCAGTGTTGATATTTGAAGTAGAAATGCTTGATTTCAAAGAACCTGCAAAAGAAGAGAAAAAGTAA
- a CDS encoding 30S ribosomal protein S16, giving the protein MAVKIRLARRGRKKKPMYDVIVADARAPRDGRFIEKIGTYNPNTNPASIELNNDLALKWLINGAQPTNTVRAMLSYRGVLYKKHLQIGVIKGAITQEEADTRFAAWTQEKESKIAGKVTRLAQEKEAAAKARLEAEAKVSAARAETLRKKQEEAEAAAKAADAPAEDAPAAESDATPEAEA; this is encoded by the coding sequence ATGGCAGTAAAAATTCGTTTAGCGCGTAGAGGCCGCAAGAAAAAGCCTATGTACGACGTGATCGTAGCAGACGCGCGCGCACCACGTGATGGTCGCTTCATCGAAAAAATCGGTACTTATAACCCCAACACCAACCCGGCCAGCATCGAGCTCAACAATGACCTCGCGCTGAAGTGGTTGATTAATGGTGCTCAACCTACTAATACCGTTCGTGCGATGCTATCGTACCGTGGTGTTTTGTACAAGAAACACCTTCAAATCGGGGTTATCAAAGGGGCTATCACCCAAGAAGAAGCCGATACCCGTTTTGCCGCTTGGACGCAAGAGAAAGAATCTAAAATCGCAGGCAAAGTAACACGCTTGGCTCAAGAAAAAGAAGCCGCTGCCAAAGCTCGCCTCGAAGCCGAAGCCAAAGTAAGTGCTGCCCGCGCCGAAACGCTCCGCAAGAAGCAAGAAGAAGCTGAAGCTGCTGCTAAAGCCGCTGACGCTCCTGCCGAAGATGCACCCGCAGCTGAAAGCGACGCAACTCCCGAAGCTGAAGCCTAA
- a CDS encoding formylglycine-generating enzyme family protein, producing MSLRLFLLFFGSLFLTPALGAWAQAADKMTLLKSGKTTIGEMQGFENEAPAFEQWVGDFKIDLAPVTVAEFRLFVKVTRYKTDAERRGYGLVYDSSSAQWQEVALATWQYPYGPEKERAPAEAPVTQVSWNDARAYAQWLGKRLPSEFEWEYAARNAHIYHLQGMQGELWQWCDNAYRPYGQQAYYNKRLNQPMALRGGIDTNKPRHSFRPSLRMGLPVEVSRADVGFRCAQSAQ from the coding sequence ATGAGTTTGAGACTATTTTTGCTTTTTTTTGGTTCCCTGTTCCTAACACCGGCGCTGGGCGCTTGGGCACAAGCTGCCGATAAGATGACCTTGCTCAAATCCGGCAAAACTACTATTGGCGAAATGCAGGGCTTTGAAAACGAAGCACCTGCTTTTGAGCAATGGGTGGGCGACTTCAAAATAGACCTCGCCCCGGTAACGGTGGCGGAGTTTCGGCTGTTTGTCAAAGTTACCCGCTACAAAACAGATGCCGAGCGCCGTGGCTATGGGCTGGTCTATGACTCCAGCAGTGCCCAGTGGCAAGAGGTAGCCCTAGCTACTTGGCAATATCCCTACGGCCCCGAAAAAGAACGAGCACCCGCTGAAGCCCCTGTTACACAAGTCAGCTGGAACGATGCTCGAGCCTATGCCCAATGGCTGGGCAAGCGCCTGCCCTCCGAGTTTGAATGGGAATATGCCGCCCGTAATGCCCACATTTACCACCTACAAGGGATGCAGGGCGAGCTGTGGCAATGGTGTGATAACGCCTACCGCCCCTACGGCCAACAAGCTTATTACAACAAACGTCTTAACCAGCCAATGGCTTTGAGGGGAGGTATAGACACCAACAAGCCTCGACATAGCTTCCGCCCGTCACTGCGAATGGGGCTGCCCGTAGAGGTTTCGCGAGCTGATGTAGGCTTTAGGTGTGCTCAAAGCGCCCAATAA